One window of Gloeothece citriformis PCC 7424 genomic DNA carries:
- the dacB gene encoding D-alanyl-D-alanine carboxypeptidase/D-alanyl-D-alanine endopeptidase, with the protein MTFKGLKTSFLGLIFGLVVQFPGFAQSICPSNLGQEIEAVIQRPEWRRSRWGILVETLEDGQILYGVDENQYFVPASNTKLLTTAAALRVLGADFRVRTSVYGVGEPPILASLRVVGRGDPSLTNKQLKLLAQQLKEKGVQQISELIVDDSYFKELPLNPSWEWSDLLFYYTPSVNSLILNENTSLIKIVPQGLNYPAKLVWSDAIVARQWRVYNDVITTRQGSRKTIDFYRDFEQPIIYITGQLPVDDEGYTTAIAVADPASYFLESFRSILLEEGIKVNRATIIKESSRFDLGEELAFVESPPLGNLIDKINGESNNLFAEAILRILGSESRNQMGVEVIKENLIDLGIEEDSFSLADGSGLSRQNLVTPETLVQVLRLMAQSPDAEIYQNSLAVAGEKGTLQRRFLDTDFVGNLQGKTGTLTGVSALSGYLFVPNYQPLVFSIMINYTDQPGSNLRKAIDEIIILMSQLDDC; encoded by the coding sequence ATGACATTCAAAGGGTTAAAAACATCATTTTTAGGGCTTATTTTTGGGTTAGTGGTGCAGTTTCCTGGGTTTGCCCAATCGATTTGTCCTAGCAATTTGGGACAGGAAATAGAGGCGGTGATCCAACGTCCGGAATGGAGGCGATCGCGTTGGGGTATTTTAGTAGAAACCCTTGAGGATGGACAAATACTTTATGGTGTAGATGAAAATCAATATTTTGTGCCGGCTTCTAATACTAAATTATTAACGACTGCTGCTGCTTTACGGGTGCTAGGGGCTGATTTTCGGGTTCGGACTTCGGTTTATGGGGTAGGAGAACCCCCAATTTTAGCAAGTTTACGAGTTGTAGGAAGAGGCGATCCCTCTTTAACTAATAAACAATTAAAACTCCTGGCGCAACAATTAAAAGAAAAGGGTGTGCAACAAATTTCCGAGTTAATTGTTGATGATAGTTATTTTAAAGAACTGCCTCTTAATCCTTCTTGGGAATGGTCGGATCTTCTGTTTTATTATACTCCCTCGGTCAATAGTTTAATTTTAAATGAAAATACTTCTCTCATTAAAATTGTTCCTCAAGGATTAAATTACCCGGCTAAGTTGGTCTGGTCAGATGCGATTGTGGCTAGACAATGGAGAGTTTATAATGATGTGATAACTACTCGTCAAGGAAGTCGAAAAACGATTGATTTTTATCGAGATTTTGAGCAACCGATTATCTACATTACGGGTCAGTTACCGGTTGATGATGAAGGTTATACTACGGCGATCGCTGTTGCCGATCCAGCCAGTTATTTTTTAGAGTCTTTTCGGTCAATTTTATTAGAAGAAGGGATTAAAGTTAATCGAGCTACAATTATTAAAGAGTCGTCAAGGTTTGACTTAGGAGAAGAATTAGCTTTTGTCGAGTCTCCCCCTTTAGGAAATTTAATTGACAAAATTAATGGAGAGAGTAATAATTTATTCGCTGAGGCTATCCTGAGAATTTTAGGCAGTGAATCAAGAAATCAAATGGGAGTAGAAGTTATTAAAGAGAATTTGATTGATTTAGGAATTGAGGAGGATAGTTTTAGTTTAGCGGATGGATCGGGTTTATCTCGTCAAAATTTAGTGACTCCAGAAACTTTGGTTCAAGTTTTACGATTAATGGCACAAAGTCCAGACGCAGAAATTTATCAAAATTCTTTAGCCGTTGCGGGAGAAAAAGGAACGTTACAACGTCGATTTTTAGATACGGATTTTGTTGGTAATTTACAGGGAAAAACCGGAACTTTAACCGGGGTTTCTGCTTTATCGGGTTATTTATTTGTTCCTAATTATCAGCCTTTGGTGTTTAGTATTATGATCAATTATACGGATCAACCGGGAAGTAATTTAAGAAAAGCGATCGATGAAATTATTATCTTGATGAGTCAATTGGATGATTGTTAA
- the gorA gene encoding glutathione-disulfide reductase, producing the protein MSYDFDLFVIGGGSGGIATARRAAEYGAKVGLAEYNRLGGTCVNRGCVPKKLMVYASRFPDLFEESQGYGWSPVESHLNWEKMITAVNNEVDRLNGIYLRMLDNSKVQLFRNYARFLDPHTLEVGDTKITADKILIAVGGYPVKPDIPGIEHTIVSDGMFHLQHQPKEMVIIGGGYIGVEFSCIMHGLGTKVTQIIRADKILRGFDDDIRTTIQDAMEAHGIRIIKNSEPTAIEKTPEGLKLHVKENEETSEVIVCDTISLAATGRKPNLDNLQIDKAGVTVEKEAIAVNEHSQTSQPNIYAVGDCTDRINLTPVAISEGRAFADTVFGGKPRLMSHENVPSAVFSTPEAATVGLTETEAKQKYGEDAIHIYRAKFRPMYYTLTNKDEKTLMKLVVEKASDRVLGAHMVGEHAAELIQGVAIAVKMGAKKSDFDATVGIHPTAGEEFVTMR; encoded by the coding sequence ATGAGTTATGATTTTGACTTATTCGTTATCGGTGGAGGTTCTGGAGGAATAGCCACCGCCAGACGCGCAGCAGAATATGGGGCAAAGGTAGGACTAGCAGAATATAACCGTTTAGGGGGAACTTGTGTCAACCGAGGATGTGTGCCTAAAAAATTAATGGTCTATGCTTCCCGTTTTCCCGACTTATTTGAAGAGTCCCAAGGATACGGCTGGAGTCCCGTTGAAAGTCATTTAAACTGGGAAAAAATGATCACCGCCGTCAATAATGAGGTCGATCGCCTCAATGGGATCTATCTGCGAATGTTAGATAATTCTAAAGTCCAACTCTTTCGCAATTATGCCCGTTTTCTCGATCCTCATACTCTCGAAGTCGGAGACACCAAAATCACTGCGGATAAAATTTTAATTGCCGTTGGAGGTTATCCGGTTAAACCCGATATTCCGGGTATAGAACATACTATCGTCTCTGACGGAATGTTTCATTTACAACACCAACCGAAAGAAATGGTCATTATTGGGGGAGGTTATATCGGGGTAGAATTTTCCTGTATTATGCACGGATTAGGCACAAAAGTAACGCAAATTATTCGGGCTGATAAAATTTTACGGGGCTTTGATGACGATATTCGGACTACCATTCAAGATGCAATGGAAGCGCATGGTATTCGCATTATCAAAAATAGTGAACCCACCGCCATCGAAAAAACTCCAGAAGGGTTAAAACTTCATGTCAAAGAAAATGAAGAAACCTCCGAAGTTATTGTCTGTGATACCATCAGTTTAGCCGCCACCGGACGCAAGCCTAATTTAGATAATTTGCAGATCGATAAGGCAGGGGTAACGGTTGAAAAGGAGGCGATCGCCGTCAATGAACATAGTCAAACTTCCCAACCTAATATTTATGCCGTAGGAGACTGTACCGATCGCATCAACTTAACCCCTGTGGCCATCAGTGAAGGTCGGGCGTTTGCTGATACCGTATTTGGGGGTAAACCTCGCCTCATGAGTCATGAAAATGTCCCCTCCGCCGTCTTTAGTACCCCAGAAGCGGCCACGGTAGGATTAACCGAAACCGAGGCCAAGCAAAAATATGGAGAGGATGCCATTCATATCTACCGGGCTAAATTCCGTCCCATGTATTACACCCTCACCAACAAAGACGAAAAAACCTTAATGAAATTAGTCGTCGAAAAAGCCAGCGATCGGGTTTTAGGGGCGCACATGGTGGGAGAACACGCCGCCGAATTAATTCAAGGAGTAGCGATCGCGGTTAAAATGGGAGCAAAAAAATCAGATTTTGATGCTACTGTTGGCATTCATCCCACTGCGGGAGAAGAATTCGTCACCATGAGGTAA
- a CDS encoding hydroxysqualene dehydroxylase produces MSKNTKIVVVGAGWAGLGATYHLAKQGYDVTLLEASPYPGGLVAGWKTPQGRSVEGGIHGFWYPYQNIFSLVKDLNLDPFTPFTRSSQYSPAGLEVESPIFQNEPRLPTPLGTFLYTHFKRLPLIDRLSALPLLYAVIDFDNSDQAWRRYDKVTARELFKQFGVSARLYKDAFEAMLLVGLFAPGEQCSAAATLGMLYYFILAHQPDFDVVWCRGTVGEKIFKPWIEQIEKVGGKVLTHKRVDDLILDETGKAAGVRCGEETFNADAVIFAVSVSGIKKIVAGSQVFNQYPEFRDLSNLGGIDVLATRLWFDRKINVPLPSNACFGFDPTTGWTFFDLNRLHDEYRDEPGSVIEADFYHANQLLPMTDEQIIAKVHQDLTTCVDEFRYGKVVDYSVIRVRQGVTHFAPGSYQYLLKAKTSIPNLYLSGDWIVTSHGSWSQEKAYVTGLEAANLVVEQFGIGKPANIIPVEPDEPHIQGLRSLNQFFRTLGQNLLPDFWLP; encoded by the coding sequence ATGTCAAAAAATACAAAAATTGTTGTCGTTGGGGCAGGATGGGCAGGTTTAGGGGCAACTTATCATCTGGCTAAACAAGGTTATGATGTTACCCTATTAGAAGCCTCTCCTTATCCTGGGGGGTTAGTAGCAGGATGGAAAACCCCTCAAGGGCGATCGGTAGAAGGGGGAATACATGGATTTTGGTATCCCTATCAAAATATTTTTAGCTTGGTGAAAGACTTAAATCTTGATCCTTTTACCCCTTTTACCCGTTCTTCTCAATATTCCCCCGCCGGGTTAGAAGTTGAATCCCCTATTTTTCAAAATGAACCCCGACTCCCCACCCCTTTAGGGACTTTCCTCTATACCCACTTTAAACGCTTACCCTTAATCGATCGCCTGTCTGCGTTACCTTTATTGTATGCTGTGATTGATTTTGATAACTCCGATCAAGCTTGGCGACGCTATGACAAAGTCACCGCTAGGGAATTATTTAAACAGTTTGGAGTTTCTGCAAGACTCTATAAAGATGCGTTTGAAGCGATGTTATTAGTGGGGTTATTTGCCCCCGGAGAACAGTGCAGCGCCGCAGCTACCCTAGGAATGCTTTATTATTTTATCTTGGCACATCAACCGGATTTTGATGTAGTTTGGTGTCGGGGTACAGTAGGAGAAAAGATTTTTAAACCTTGGATAGAACAAATTGAAAAAGTCGGCGGAAAGGTTCTTACCCATAAACGAGTTGATGATCTTATTTTAGATGAAACGGGAAAAGCAGCCGGCGTTAGGTGTGGGGAAGAAACCTTTAACGCAGATGCCGTAATTTTTGCTGTTAGTGTCAGTGGAATTAAAAAAATTGTTGCCGGCAGTCAAGTTTTCAATCAATATCCCGAATTCCGAGATTTAAGCAATTTAGGGGGAATAGATGTTTTAGCGACTCGCCTCTGGTTTGATCGCAAAATTAACGTTCCCTTACCCTCTAACGCCTGTTTTGGCTTTGATCCTACCACTGGATGGACATTTTTTGACCTCAACCGTCTTCATGATGAATATCGAGATGAACCTGGTAGCGTTATAGAAGCAGATTTTTACCACGCTAACCAATTGTTACCGATGACAGATGAACAAATTATTGCTAAGGTTCATCAAGATTTGACCACTTGTGTAGATGAATTTCGTTATGGCAAAGTAGTAGACTATAGTGTGATACGGGTTCGTCAAGGTGTAACTCATTTTGCCCCAGGAAGTTATCAATATCTCCTCAAAGCAAAAACCTCCATCCCTAACCTATATCTGAGTGGAGATTGGATCGTTACGTCTCACGGATCATGGTCCCAAGAAAAAGCCTATGTAACAGGGTTAGAAGCGGCTAATTTAGTGGTTGAACAGTTTGGGATAGGAAAGCCTGCTAATATAATTCCGGTAGAACCGGATGAACCCCATATTCAAGGGTTGCGATCGCTTAACCAATTTTTCCGCACCCTAGGGCAAAATCTCTTGCCGGATTTTTGGCTACCATAG